Proteins found in one Paenibacillus wynnii genomic segment:
- the rsgA gene encoding ribosome small subunit-dependent GTPase A codes for MSIEQYGWNQSWSSKWSQIESNNNEDKGLVPGRIVGDFGSKFRVMTEAGEIWGELAGKLRFELSHSGGYPAIGDWVALTLLDAGDHAIVHCVVPRHSVISRQAAGNVTAEQIIAANVDTLFLVSALNDDYNVRRMERYLIMAWNSGASPVILLTKADLCLDSERKIAEMERVAPGVAVHAVSALEDNGRDSLMPYIGKGQTVALTGSSGCGKSTLVNWLCGKPVQRTQDVREGDSRGRHTTTHRELFVMPAGGIIVDTPGMRELQLWNDDGGLDLAFGDIILLASGCRFSDCRHEQEEGCAVLEAVRTGELEEKRILNYRRTQRELLYQSVKEEKAKRKNVSQSKVTASRSGRKGWRKEIEEL; via the coding sequence TTGAGTATAGAACAATATGGCTGGAACCAAAGCTGGTCCAGCAAGTGGAGTCAAATAGAAAGTAATAATAACGAGGATAAAGGCTTGGTACCTGGGCGGATTGTCGGTGACTTCGGCAGTAAATTTCGAGTCATGACCGAAGCTGGAGAGATTTGGGGTGAGTTGGCAGGTAAACTGCGATTTGAGCTAAGTCATTCCGGAGGCTATCCCGCGATTGGCGATTGGGTTGCGCTTACCCTTCTGGATGCGGGCGATCATGCTATCGTCCACTGTGTCGTTCCAAGGCACAGTGTCATTTCCAGGCAAGCCGCAGGGAATGTGACAGCCGAACAGATCATTGCGGCGAACGTCGATACCTTATTTCTAGTCAGCGCTTTGAATGACGATTACAATGTCAGAAGAATGGAAAGATACCTGATCATGGCTTGGAATAGCGGGGCGAGTCCGGTAATACTGCTGACTAAAGCGGATTTATGTCTCGATTCAGAGCGGAAAATTGCTGAAATGGAACGGGTTGCACCCGGGGTAGCTGTTCACGCCGTAAGCGCCTTGGAGGATAATGGACGGGACTCGCTCATGCCTTATATCGGCAAGGGTCAGACCGTAGCTTTAACAGGTTCATCAGGCTGCGGCAAGTCTACGCTGGTGAACTGGCTCTGCGGTAAGCCGGTACAGCGTACTCAAGACGTTAGAGAGGGTGACAGCCGCGGACGTCATACAACAACCCATCGTGAGCTGTTTGTTATGCCGGCAGGAGGCATTATTGTCGATACGCCCGGGATGCGGGAACTGCAGTTATGGAATGATGACGGGGGTCTCGACCTGGCTTTCGGGGATATCATACTCTTGGCATCAGGATGCCGGTTCAGTGACTGCCGTCACGAGCAAGAAGAGGGATGTGCCGTACTGGAAGCCGTGCGAACAGGGGAACTGGAGGAAAAACGCATACTGAACTACCGTAGAACGCAGCGCGAATTGTTGTACCAAAGTGTAAAAGAGGAAAAGGCAAAGCGTAAAAACGTGTCTCAATCCAAGGTAACCGCTTCTCGTTCAGGCAGAAAAGGCTGGCGCAAGGAAATAGAAGAGTTGTAA